In the Hordeum vulgare subsp. vulgare chromosome 7H, MorexV3_pseudomolecules_assembly, whole genome shotgun sequence genome, one interval contains:
- the LOC123413228 gene encoding ubiquitin-like-specific protease 1 isoform X2: protein MPPTLSEEIDDITDPNIVEDLDNRPSKRAKIAGSCVLESKPISATMFASSPDSESFESIVRESDNQMDRDPLPSPPSPSSSTLSYVLPLHDVKEPDSPPSPSSSTLSLVLPLHDVKEPDSPPSPSSSTLSPVLPLHDVKEPDSNKEIKGVRKYDYLPRDYTLTDHDICAHITIESSLRKQELVRIDGSIVIQNQLMCLLDEKDWVNDDVIDAYICCIKDQIHVQNGFKVYFESPFIISLLKRDGTIGIQQNSSFITEIVRKYMKHDMIELPINISNTHWYLVILNTKNMRFKYWTHCAGSLTERISLLRYEEYNFIWT from the exons ATGCCTCCGACTTTGTCAGAG GAAATAGATGACATCACAGATCCGAACATTGTAGAGGATTTGGATAACCGACCTTCAAAAAGAGCAAAAATTGCTGGATCATGTGTTCTGGAGTCAAAACCAATTTCTGCAACTATGTTTGCATCTTCTCCAGATTCTGAAAGTTTTGAATCGATTGTGCGAGAATCAGATAATCAGATGGATCGTGATCCATTGCCATCACCTCCATCCCCATCTAGCTCGACATTATCTTATGTTTTACCACTACATGATGTTAAGGAACCAGATTCACCTCCATCCCCATCTAGCTCGACATTATCTCTTGTTTTACCATTACATGATGTTAAGGAACCAGATTCACCTCCATCCCCATCTAGCTCGACATTATCTCCTGTTTTACCATTACATGATGTTAAGGAACCAGATTCAAATAAAGAGATCAAAGGTGTTCGGAAATATGATTATCTACCACGGG ACTATACATTGACCGACCATGATATATGTGCTCATATAACAATTGAATCATCTTTGAGAAAACAAGAGCTGGTTCGGATAGATGGAAGTATTGTGATACAAAATCAATTGATGTGCTTGCTAGATGAAAAAGACTGGGTAAATGATGAT GTGATTGATGCATATATATGTTGTATAAAGGACCAAATACATGTCCAGAATGGCTTTAAAGTATATTTTGAGAGTCCTTTTATTATCTCACTATTAAAACGGGATGGTACCATTGGCATACAACAAAATAGTTCCTTCATTACAGAGATTGTCAGAAAATATATGAAGCACGACATG ATTGAACTTCCAATAAATATCAGCAACACACATTGGTATTTAGTTATTTTAAATACAAAAAACATGAGATTCAAGTACTGGACTCATTGTGCTGGAAGTTTGACCGAGAGGATCTCGCTATTACG CTACGAAGAATACAATTTCATTTGGACCTAA
- the LOC123413228 gene encoding ubiquitin-like-specific protease 1 isoform X1, with translation MSLLCVRVQLSKESDRTQVATEEVLFSDMPQVTLGDTNVNNEIDDITDPNIVEDLDNRPSKRAKIAGSCVLESKPISATMFASSPDSESFESIVRESDNQMDRDPLPSPPSPSSSTLSYVLPLHDVKEPDSPPSPSSSTLSLVLPLHDVKEPDSPPSPSSSTLSPVLPLHDVKEPDSNKEIKGVRKYDYLPRDYTLTDHDICAHITIESSLRKQELVRIDGSIVIQNQLMCLLDEKDWVNDDVIDAYICCIKDQIHVQNGFKVYFESPFIISLLKRDGTIGIQQNSSFITEIVRKYMKHDMIELPINISNTHWYLVILNTKNMRFKYWTHCAGSLTERISLLRYEEYNFIWT, from the exons ATGTCTCTCTTGTGTGTGCGTGTGCAACTGTCAAAGGAGTCTGATAGAACTCAGGTGGCGACCGAGGAAGTTTTGTTCTCGGACATGCCACAAGTAACACTCGGTGATACCAACGTAAACAAT GAAATAGATGACATCACAGATCCGAACATTGTAGAGGATTTGGATAACCGACCTTCAAAAAGAGCAAAAATTGCTGGATCATGTGTTCTGGAGTCAAAACCAATTTCTGCAACTATGTTTGCATCTTCTCCAGATTCTGAAAGTTTTGAATCGATTGTGCGAGAATCAGATAATCAGATGGATCGTGATCCATTGCCATCACCTCCATCCCCATCTAGCTCGACATTATCTTATGTTTTACCACTACATGATGTTAAGGAACCAGATTCACCTCCATCCCCATCTAGCTCGACATTATCTCTTGTTTTACCATTACATGATGTTAAGGAACCAGATTCACCTCCATCCCCATCTAGCTCGACATTATCTCCTGTTTTACCATTACATGATGTTAAGGAACCAGATTCAAATAAAGAGATCAAAGGTGTTCGGAAATATGATTATCTACCACGGG ACTATACATTGACCGACCATGATATATGTGCTCATATAACAATTGAATCATCTTTGAGAAAACAAGAGCTGGTTCGGATAGATGGAAGTATTGTGATACAAAATCAATTGATGTGCTTGCTAGATGAAAAAGACTGGGTAAATGATGAT GTGATTGATGCATATATATGTTGTATAAAGGACCAAATACATGTCCAGAATGGCTTTAAAGTATATTTTGAGAGTCCTTTTATTATCTCACTATTAAAACGGGATGGTACCATTGGCATACAACAAAATAGTTCCTTCATTACAGAGATTGTCAGAAAATATATGAAGCACGACATG ATTGAACTTCCAATAAATATCAGCAACACACATTGGTATTTAGTTATTTTAAATACAAAAAACATGAGATTCAAGTACTGGACTCATTGTGCTGGAAGTTTGACCGAGAGGATCTCGCTATTACG CTACGAAGAATACAATTTCATTTGGACCTAA